In Virgibacillus sp. NKC19-16, a single genomic region encodes these proteins:
- a CDS encoding bifunctional cystathionine gamma-lyase/homocysteine desulfhydrase, which translates to MRAKTKMIHGGITGDEQTGAVSVPIYQVSTYKQESAGNHGGYEYSRTGNPTRHALETVIADLENGKSGFAFGSGMAAITSVMMLFDTGDHIVMTDDVYGGSYRLMTSVINRFKLDHDYVDTSYPEKVEAAIQENTKAIFIETPTNPLLKITDLRKMAEIAKKHNLLLIVDNTFATPYWQQPLDLGADIVLHSATKYIGGHSDVVAGLVAVNSAKLAEDIHFIQNSVGAVLGPQDSWLLMRGIKTLGLRMEAIETNTKKIMEFLQDHDHVSKIYYPGLNSHPGHEIAASQATGFGGMLSFDAGSGEKADEVLDKVTYFTLAESLGAVESLISIPAKMTHASIPRERRLELGITDGLIRLSVGIEDADDLIEDLKNALDV; encoded by the coding sequence ATGCGGGCAAAAACAAAAATGATTCATGGCGGAATTACAGGTGATGAACAAACTGGCGCTGTTTCTGTACCGATTTACCAGGTAAGTACGTATAAACAGGAAAGTGCAGGTAATCACGGAGGGTACGAATATTCACGGACAGGAAACCCGACAAGACATGCGTTAGAGACAGTAATTGCTGATTTGGAAAACGGGAAATCCGGTTTTGCATTTGGATCGGGAATGGCTGCTATAACTTCTGTGATGATGTTATTTGATACGGGTGATCACATTGTAATGACGGATGATGTCTATGGTGGCTCCTATCGACTAATGACGAGCGTGATTAATCGCTTTAAATTGGATCATGATTATGTTGATACCAGTTATCCCGAAAAAGTGGAAGCAGCTATTCAAGAAAATACAAAAGCGATATTTATTGAAACACCGACAAATCCATTATTAAAAATAACAGATTTAAGGAAGATGGCTGAAATCGCTAAAAAACATAACCTGCTTCTGATTGTAGATAATACATTTGCGACGCCATATTGGCAACAACCACTTGATCTTGGGGCAGATATTGTACTGCATAGTGCTACAAAGTATATCGGAGGCCATAGTGATGTCGTTGCGGGACTAGTAGCAGTGAATTCTGCTAAATTAGCTGAGGACATTCATTTCATACAAAATTCAGTAGGTGCAGTGCTGGGACCACAGGATTCATGGCTGTTGATGCGCGGGATTAAAACGCTTGGCTTGCGTATGGAAGCAATCGAGACAAACACAAAAAAGATCATGGAATTCCTGCAAGATCATGATCACGTTTCTAAAATTTACTATCCCGGTCTAAACAGTCATCCAGGGCATGAAATCGCTGCGAGCCAGGCAACAGGTTTTGGCGGTATGTTATCCTTTGATGCAGGCAGCGGAGAAAAAGCTGATGAGGTATTGGATAAGGTGACCTATTTCACACTAGCTGAAAGTTTGGGTGCGGTGGAAAGTTTAATCTCTATACCAGCAAAAATGACCCATGCATCAATTCCAAGGGAAAGACGACTGGAACTTGGAATTACAGACGGACTGATTCGGTTATCTGTCGGTATTGAAGATGCAGATGATTTAATAGAAGATTTAAAAAATGCATTAGATGTATAA
- a CDS encoding putative ABC transporter permease subunit — MNKAWLVMKTMLKMQYSKAGRNSSQVWVFVIAAFILLPFVGLYISLVNSMVRVLYELLQPFGQESLILGILFLILHMLLFLISIVTVVSAFYFAEDIQSFIPFPLQPYQLLLGKAASPFLYLYLTAGAIFLPAFYFYGSVSGASILYYLFGVIIFLLLPIIPFTIASILVMVLMRFVNVAKNKDRSKVLAGVFSLFFIIFINVFLRLNTNSDDISANFAAFIQERDDVLQLITAFYPPAFVSTLALTESTTWIGVLSFAALIGISIAAFLLFIWMGQLLYLKGVLGIGAGNKKKIAQKKVKKQMTKRPVWLSYILKELRIIFRTPTFLMQCVIQGLFGPVFIVIILMLDSSNESLAGFMQMFSEKESLLLMFIAVVFILATNATSISSISREGKSWEANLFLPLHPKQVFFSKIATAWAINLITILLFLVVFIMVLQIPAIIILHWLVLTLGASWFTSALGTYLDFLSPKLNWTDEQEVFKARMTGLFSLLYTVGIFGVMVLFIWNMNNVQGLWMTSLVLLACLIIAVGIVHKLLQRKINANEQQRL, encoded by the coding sequence ATGAATAAAGCATGGCTCGTTATGAAGACAATGCTCAAGATGCAATATTCGAAAGCCGGAAGAAACAGTTCACAGGTTTGGGTCTTTGTTATTGCAGCCTTTATCCTATTGCCATTTGTGGGGCTATACATAAGTCTTGTAAATAGTATGGTTAGGGTTTTATATGAATTACTGCAACCATTCGGACAGGAATCACTAATTCTTGGAATTCTGTTTTTAATCCTTCATATGCTTTTATTTCTAATTAGTATTGTAACCGTTGTGAGTGCATTTTATTTCGCGGAGGATATTCAATCATTCATTCCATTTCCGCTTCAACCCTATCAACTATTGCTAGGAAAAGCAGCTAGTCCTTTTTTGTACCTGTATCTCACTGCCGGAGCTATCTTTTTACCAGCATTTTACTTTTATGGAAGTGTAAGTGGGGCTTCTATTTTATATTATTTATTCGGAGTCATCATATTTTTATTGCTGCCTATTATACCTTTTACGATTGCTTCCATCCTGGTGATGGTTCTCATGCGTTTTGTCAATGTGGCTAAAAACAAGGATCGTTCAAAAGTACTTGCAGGCGTTTTTTCGTTATTCTTTATTATTTTCATCAATGTATTCCTGCGACTTAATACAAATTCTGATGATATCTCTGCAAATTTTGCGGCCTTTATCCAGGAAAGGGATGATGTCCTTCAATTAATTACGGCTTTCTATCCCCCTGCATTTGTGAGTACATTAGCACTTACAGAAAGCACGACTTGGATTGGTGTTCTCTCCTTTGCTGCTTTGATAGGGATAAGTATAGCTGCTTTTCTTCTCTTCATTTGGATGGGTCAGTTACTTTATTTAAAAGGGGTATTAGGTATTGGGGCTGGTAATAAAAAGAAAATAGCTCAAAAGAAAGTAAAAAAACAAATGACCAAGAGGCCCGTATGGCTATCCTATATTCTAAAAGAGTTGCGCATTATTTTCAGAACTCCAACTTTTTTAATGCAATGTGTGATTCAGGGATTATTTGGTCCTGTTTTTATTGTGATCATATTAATGCTCGATTCCAGTAATGAATCACTAGCAGGTTTTATGCAGATGTTTTCTGAAAAAGAAAGCTTACTTCTAATGTTTATTGCAGTGGTATTTATTTTAGCTACAAATGCTACATCTATCTCATCTATTTCACGGGAAGGAAAGAGTTGGGAGGCTAATTTATTTCTACCTTTACATCCAAAGCAGGTATTCTTTAGTAAAATAGCTACGGCCTGGGCAATCAATTTAATTACGATTTTATTATTTTTAGTTGTTTTCATTATGGTTCTGCAAATTCCAGCAATTATCATTTTACATTGGTTGGTACTCACCTTAGGTGCAAGCTGGTTTACAAGCGCTTTAGGAACGTATCTTGATTTCTTGTCCCCTAAGCTAAATTGGACAGATGAGCAGGAAGTATTTAAAGCAAGAATGACGGGCTTATTCTCTCTTTTGTATACAGTAGGTATATTCGGTGTGATGGTACTTTTTATATGGAATATGAATAACGTTCAAGGTCTGTGGATGACTTCACTCGTCTTACTTGCTTGTTTAATTATTGCTGTAGGCATCGTTCACAAATTGCTTCAGAGAAAAATTAATGCAAATGAACAGCAGCGGTTATGA
- a CDS encoding (S)-benzoin forming benzil reductase, with the protein MKFAIITGVSKGLGESIATLFLESGINVIGISRSTNEKLSKLADQNNKRYMHYPCDLGDISALEDTCKAISEEVFTEELTLLYVVNNAAVIEPIDQAMNTKAESLANHIQVNTIAPMVLMNFFLRKATDARVPLFGVTVTSGAADRPVSGWSAYCTAKASINMYTQTVALEQGNTENKVIAFNPGIMDTNMQEQLRKSSKEAFTEVETFKDYKQNNLLKDTDAVGSVLVDILTDDDIENGKIYNVADYL; encoded by the coding sequence ATGAAATTTGCCATCATTACCGGAGTTTCGAAAGGGTTGGGAGAATCTATTGCAACATTATTTCTGGAATCCGGCATCAATGTAATTGGAATATCACGAAGTACAAATGAAAAATTATCGAAGCTCGCTGATCAAAACAATAAAAGATACATGCATTACCCTTGTGATTTAGGGGATATATCAGCCTTAGAAGATACATGTAAAGCTATTAGTGAAGAAGTTTTTACAGAAGAGCTTACATTACTCTACGTTGTAAATAATGCAGCCGTAATAGAACCTATTGATCAAGCAATGAATACGAAAGCTGAAAGCCTAGCAAATCACATACAAGTAAATACAATCGCTCCAATGGTTTTAATGAATTTCTTTTTGAGGAAAGCTACAGATGCGCGTGTTCCCCTTTTCGGTGTAACCGTTACTTCAGGTGCTGCCGATAGACCAGTAAGCGGCTGGAGTGCTTACTGCACGGCAAAAGCAAGTATTAACATGTATACACAGACGGTCGCACTGGAACAAGGAAACACAGAAAATAAAGTCATTGCATTCAATCCTGGTATTATGGATACAAATATGCAAGAGCAACTTCGTAAAAGCTCGAAGGAAGCATTTACAGAAGTAGAAACGTTCAAAGATTATAAACAAAATAACCTATTAAAAGACACCGATGCAGTTGGTAGTGTGCTTGTCGACATCCTTACAGATGACGACATTGAAAATGGCAAAATATATAATGTAGCGGATTATTTATAA
- a CDS encoding PLP-dependent cysteine synthase family protein gives MAIYKSIQALIGETPLLEITKFPLPKGVRLFAKLEFFNPGGSVKDRLGEELIDDALASGAIKEGGTIIEPTAGNTGIGLALAALDKNLSVIFCVPEHFSQEKLSIMKALGARIIQTPKKQGMSGAIEKAKQLVDEIPNSFAPQQFSNPANTRTYYKTLGPELWHDLNGEVDIFVAGAGTGGTFMGSAQYLKEKNPNIKTVIVEPEGSIIAGGEAGPHLTEGIGMEFLPEYMDRSYMDQIHTVSDEDAFRFVKELARKEGLLVGSSSGSAMFAALQEAKNAKSGMNIVTVFPDGSDRYLSKNIYSGKGE, from the coding sequence ATGGCAATTTACAAGTCAATTCAAGCATTAATTGGGGAGACTCCTTTACTGGAAATTACCAAATTCCCACTTCCAAAAGGGGTGCGTTTGTTTGCAAAGCTGGAATTTTTCAACCCGGGTGGAAGTGTGAAGGATAGGCTCGGCGAGGAATTAATTGATGATGCATTAGCAAGTGGTGCCATTAAGGAAGGTGGTACGATTATCGAGCCAACTGCCGGAAATACTGGCATCGGCTTAGCGCTAGCGGCACTAGATAAAAATCTTTCGGTGATTTTTTGTGTCCCGGAGCATTTCAGCCAGGAAAAGTTGTCGATCATGAAGGCGCTCGGTGCTCGTATTATTCAAACACCTAAAAAGCAAGGCATGTCAGGCGCTATTGAAAAAGCGAAACAACTAGTGGACGAAATTCCTAACAGTTTTGCTCCACAGCAATTTTCTAATCCTGCTAATACAAGGACCTATTATAAAACTTTGGGACCGGAGCTATGGCATGATTTAAACGGGGAAGTGGATATATTTGTTGCAGGTGCAGGTACTGGTGGCACGTTTATGGGGAGTGCGCAATATCTGAAAGAAAAGAATCCTAATATCAAAACAGTGATCGTTGAACCAGAGGGATCGATTATCGCAGGTGGGGAGGCTGGCCCACACCTGACAGAGGGTATCGGCATGGAGTTTTTACCGGAATATATGGATCGCTCTTATATGGATCAGATCCATACAGTTTCAGATGAAGACGCGTTCCGGTTTGTGAAGGAACTCGCTAGAAAAGAGGGCCTGCTTGTTGGCAGTTCTTCCGGATCAGCGATGTTTGCTGCATTACAGGAAGCAAAAAATGCAAAGTCTGGAATGAATATTGTAACCGTTTTTCCGGATGGAAGTGACCGTTATTTAAGTAAAAATATTTATTCAGGTAAAGGAGAATAG
- a CDS encoding dipeptidase: MSEKALAYIKENRDDLLGRLNDFLSIPSVSTDSAHKQDIEEAAGFLVTYLTDIGFENVEKQKTPGHPLVYAEYNGAGSDAPTVLFYGHYDVQPADPLELWDSDPFKPEVRDGRVFARGSSDDKGQVFMHLAVFEAYMKTDGKLPLNVKVCIEGEEEIGSENLYDTLHEKKEQFDADFAVISDSGMVAENQPTILYGLKGFTGIEINVTGPDHDLHSGMYGGAIRNPIMALSHILASMKNEEEVITVDGFYDDVEPLTEEERKLIADVDGENYPEATGAPETVSEEGYTAKEHTMARPTFEVNGMYGGYQGEGTKTIIPSSATAKITCRLVPGQDPEKIQGLLEDHVRRVAPTGVTVDVKKEKLSAKAYKVEPEHDLIKKAANSYTKAFGKETVYVRMGGSIPVVEWIEGIYGMPIVLLGFGTPDDRLHSPNESFPLDSFDKGMETLVYYWNEVNGNK; encoded by the coding sequence ATGAGTGAAAAAGCATTAGCCTACATAAAAGAAAATCGTGATGATTTATTGGGGCGATTAAATGATTTCTTATCGATTCCCAGTGTGAGTACAGACAGTGCACATAAACAAGATATAGAAGAAGCAGCAGGATTTTTGGTTACATATTTAACAGATATTGGTTTTGAAAATGTAGAGAAGCAGAAAACGCCCGGGCATCCACTCGTGTATGCGGAATATAACGGGGCTGGTTCGGATGCACCGACAGTGTTATTCTATGGCCATTATGATGTGCAGCCAGCAGATCCACTTGAACTATGGGATAGTGATCCATTTAAACCGGAAGTAAGAGACGGACGTGTTTTTGCTCGTGGTTCCAGTGATGACAAAGGACAAGTATTTATGCACCTTGCTGTTTTCGAAGCATATATGAAAACAGACGGGAAGCTACCACTAAATGTGAAAGTGTGTATTGAAGGAGAAGAAGAGATTGGCAGTGAAAATCTATACGACACTTTACACGAGAAAAAGGAACAATTTGATGCTGATTTTGCAGTAATCTCTGATTCCGGTATGGTTGCAGAAAATCAGCCAACCATTTTATATGGATTAAAAGGCTTCACAGGTATCGAAATCAACGTAACAGGGCCTGATCATGATCTACATTCCGGCATGTATGGCGGGGCAATTCGTAATCCAATTATGGCACTGAGTCACATTCTGGCTTCTATGAAAAATGAGGAAGAGGTTATTACCGTTGATGGTTTTTATGATGATGTGGAACCATTAACAGAAGAAGAAAGAAAATTAATTGCAGATGTCGATGGAGAAAATTATCCTGAAGCAACAGGTGCACCTGAAACAGTATCTGAAGAAGGATATACAGCAAAAGAACACACCATGGCGCGCCCAACCTTTGAGGTAAATGGCATGTATGGCGGTTATCAAGGAGAAGGAACCAAAACCATTATCCCTTCATCAGCTACTGCAAAAATCACCTGCCGCCTTGTGCCAGGGCAGGACCCGGAAAAAATACAAGGATTGCTCGAGGATCATGTAAGGCGAGTAGCTCCAACAGGCGTAACGGTGGATGTAAAAAAAGAAAAATTATCAGCAAAAGCTTATAAAGTAGAACCAGAACATGATTTGATTAAAAAGGCGGCAAATAGCTATACAAAAGCATTCGGCAAGGAAACAGTATATGTACGAATGGGCGGATCCATCCCTGTTGTAGAATGGATTGAGGGAATTTACGGTATGCCGATTGTGTTACTGGGCTTCGGAACGCCTGATGATCGTCTGCATTCTCCTAACGAAAGCTTTCCATTGGATAGCTTTGATAAAGGAATGGAGACCTTGGTTTATTATTGGAATGAAGTGAATGGAAATAAATAG
- a CDS encoding S-ribosylhomocysteine lyase: protein MAEKMNVESFNLDHTKVKAPYVRLVGVTEGSSGDKVYKYDIRFKQPNKEHMEMSGLHSIEHLMAENIRNHMDNVLDIGPMGCQTGFYLSIINNDNYDEVLDALDKTLQDVLAAGEVPACNEVQCGWAANHSLEGAKEIAREMLGKRTEWHEVF from the coding sequence ATGGCAGAGAAAATGAATGTAGAAAGCTTTAATCTTGATCACACAAAGGTAAAAGCACCATATGTAAGATTAGTTGGCGTAACGGAAGGTTCGAGTGGGGATAAGGTTTATAAATATGATATCCGGTTTAAACAACCGAATAAAGAGCATATGGAAATGAGCGGTTTGCATTCAATCGAACATTTAATGGCGGAAAACATTCGAAATCATATGGATAATGTACTTGATATCGGGCCAATGGGTTGCCAAACCGGATTTTATCTATCAATTATAAATAACGATAATTATGATGAAGTATTGGATGCATTAGATAAAACACTACAGGACGTATTAGCAGCAGGTGAAGTTCCTGCATGTAATGAAGTGCAATGTGGTTGGGCTGCCAACCACAGTCTGGAAGGTGCTAAGGAGATTGCCCGTGAGATGTTGGGCAAAAGAACGGAGTGGCACGAAGTTTTCTAA
- a CDS encoding YjcZ family sporulation protein, producing the protein MGAGKTGYGSGFALIVVLFILLIIIGTAYTGGAGGYGGY; encoded by the coding sequence ATGGGTGCAGGTAAAACAGGATACGGCTCTGGCTTTGCGCTTATAGTCGTATTATTTATATTGTTAATTATTATCGGTACCGCTTATACAGGTGGTGCAGGCGGCTACGGTGGCTATTAG
- a CDS encoding ABC transporter ATP-binding protein, which translates to MIEIKGVNKNFPGKKKAINALNLTVPDGKIVGFLGPNGAGKSTMIKMITGILPIDSGQIILNGLDIEKNPLAAKKLFGYVPDHPDMFLRLKGIEYLNFIADIFDLPKEIREERIEQLTKQFDIYNALGDYIQTYSHGMRQKIIVTGVLIHDPAIWILDEPLTGLDPKSSYMLKDMMREHANEGNTVFFSSHGLEVVEQLCDEVAIINKGELIFHGEIEEMRDQYQSDQSLEEVFLELTNDE; encoded by the coding sequence TTGATCGAAATTAAAGGCGTTAATAAAAATTTTCCAGGTAAAAAGAAGGCGATTAATGCGTTAAATTTAACCGTTCCTGACGGTAAAATTGTTGGATTTTTAGGGCCTAATGGTGCCGGTAAATCAACCATGATTAAGATGATCACAGGAATTCTGCCGATTGATAGCGGGCAGATTATACTTAACGGCCTGGATATTGAAAAAAATCCCCTTGCTGCAAAGAAGCTATTCGGCTATGTCCCGGATCACCCCGATATGTTTCTGCGACTAAAAGGAATCGAATACTTAAATTTCATCGCTGATATATTTGACCTCCCAAAAGAAATTCGGGAAGAAAGAATAGAACAACTGACAAAACAATTTGATATTTATAATGCACTTGGTGATTATATTCAAACCTATTCCCATGGTATGCGCCAGAAAATCATTGTTACCGGTGTGTTAATCCATGATCCGGCCATTTGGATTTTGGATGAACCGCTAACTGGGCTCGATCCTAAATCTTCATATATGTTAAAAGACATGATGCGAGAGCATGCCAATGAAGGAAACACCGTATTCTTCTCCAGTCACGGGCTGGAGGTTGTAGAACAATTATGTGATGAAGTTGCGATCATAAATAAGGGAGAGCTTATTTTTCATGGAGAAATAGAGGAGATGCGTGATCAGTATCAATCTGATCAATCTTTGGAAGAAGTGTTCCTGGAGTTGACTAACGATGAATAA
- the nhaC gene encoding Na+/H+ antiporter NhaC: MFPVKPKYNPHVAESIIFFIVIVGLISYFIVGLGADPHIPILLGIFVLVAYGLMRRIPFKALEEAMITGAKSGMGAVFLFLIIGILISSWMISGTIPALINTGFSFIGGTWFYGIVFAITGIIGVSLGSSLTTTATIGVAFIGMGSAMDASMAITAGAIVSGAFFGDKMSPLSDTTNLASTIVGVDLFEHIKHISLTTIPAFIISFILFVLLSPDQAISTQGGNNYQASLDATNLIHWTSWIPLLILVFCTMFKIPAFIALGISSVIATLLASITSGLGWSDIWNIWFSGYTATTEFEPVNELLTKGGINSMLFTVSLVILALGFGGLLFVTGIIPSILSAFQEKLKRVRTIIVSTAATAIGVNVLIGEQYLSIMLTGETYKGVYQKAGLSNKALSRTLEDAGTVINPLVPWSVCGVFIADVLGVPVLTYLPFAFFCLLSPLITIIFGGRSLKN; encoded by the coding sequence ATGTTCCCAGTCAAACCGAAATATAACCCGCATGTTGCCGAGTCGATTATCTTTTTTATCGTCATTGTTGGTTTAATCAGCTATTTTATCGTTGGATTAGGAGCAGACCCCCATATCCCGATATTGCTTGGTATATTCGTTCTTGTTGCGTATGGATTAATGCGGCGAATTCCATTTAAAGCTCTGGAGGAAGCAATGATAACCGGGGCAAAATCCGGCATGGGTGCTGTCTTCCTATTTTTAATAATCGGAATTCTCATCAGCAGTTGGATGATTAGTGGTACCATTCCTGCATTAATCAATACAGGATTCTCATTTATTGGTGGAACATGGTTTTATGGGATTGTATTTGCTATTACTGGCATTATTGGCGTTTCACTCGGGAGTTCCCTGACAACCACGGCGACCATTGGAGTGGCTTTTATTGGAATGGGAAGTGCGATGGATGCATCGATGGCGATCACTGCCGGTGCGATTGTTTCAGGTGCCTTCTTTGGCGATAAAATGTCTCCATTATCAGATACAACCAATCTTGCATCAACGATTGTAGGCGTAGATTTATTTGAGCATATTAAGCATATCAGTCTAACAACAATTCCTGCTTTTATAATCTCGTTTATTTTATTTGTCCTATTATCACCGGATCAGGCAATTTCAACTCAGGGCGGAAATAACTATCAGGCATCACTTGATGCAACCAATCTCATTCATTGGACATCATGGATCCCCTTACTTATATTGGTATTTTGTACTATGTTTAAAATACCTGCATTTATTGCGCTGGGGATCAGTAGTGTGATTGCCACATTACTTGCAAGCATCACGAGTGGACTTGGATGGTCGGATATATGGAACATCTGGTTTAGTGGATATACAGCCACAACCGAATTTGAACCAGTGAACGAGCTGTTAACGAAGGGCGGCATAAATAGTATGCTCTTCACCGTTTCTCTCGTTATTTTAGCTTTAGGATTTGGCGGGCTCTTGTTTGTAACAGGTATCATCCCAAGTATTTTATCTGCTTTTCAGGAAAAACTTAAGCGAGTACGAACCATTATTGTTTCGACTGCCGCAACTGCCATTGGGGTAAACGTATTGATTGGGGAGCAGTATCTTTCCATTATGCTAACAGGCGAAACCTACAAGGGAGTTTATCAAAAGGCAGGGCTTTCCAATAAGGCGCTTTCGCGAACGCTGGAAGATGCCGGTACTGTCATCAACCCACTTGTCCCTTGGAGTGTATGTGGGGTGTTTATCGCAGACGTACTAGGAGTTCCTGTGCTTACGTATTTACCATTTGCTTTCTTTTGTTTATTAAGTCCTTTGATTACCATTATATTTGGTGGGAGATCTTTGAAAAATTAA
- the map gene encoding type I methionyl aminopeptidase, translated as MITRKSKREIEKMQAAGDLLVQAHKEIAKMIKPGITTMEIDTFIEGFLADHGATPEQKGFNGYPYAICASINDEICHGFPREEKLKDGDIVTIDMVVNLNGGLADSAWTYAVGDVDEKGKRLLEVSKVSLDKAVEQAQVGNRIGDIGHAVQEYAEGEGFSVVRDFTGHGIGPTIHEEPHIPHFGLPNKGLRLKQGMVITIEPMINEGTWNSQMDANNWTARTVDGGRSAQYEHTIVITKDGPLLTTDQDK; from the coding sequence ATGATTACAAGAAAAAGCAAGCGCGAAATTGAAAAAATGCAAGCAGCAGGAGATTTGCTGGTTCAAGCACATAAGGAAATTGCAAAGATGATTAAGCCTGGTATTACCACAATGGAAATTGATACATTTATAGAGGGTTTTTTAGCCGATCATGGAGCAACTCCAGAGCAAAAGGGGTTTAATGGTTATCCATATGCGATTTGTGCATCGATTAATGATGAGATTTGTCATGGATTTCCAAGGGAGGAAAAATTAAAAGACGGGGATATCGTAACCATTGATATGGTCGTTAATCTGAATGGTGGCCTCGCCGATTCTGCATGGACCTATGCTGTGGGGGATGTGGACGAAAAAGGCAAACGATTGCTGGAAGTGTCAAAAGTGTCTTTGGATAAAGCGGTTGAACAGGCGCAAGTCGGTAATCGTATTGGCGATATTGGCCATGCAGTTCAGGAATATGCTGAAGGGGAAGGCTTCTCGGTTGTACGTGACTTTACTGGTCACGGTATTGGGCCAACGATACATGAAGAACCGCATATTCCGCATTTCGGCTTGCCGAATAAGGGACTTCGCTTAAAACAAGGCATGGTTATTACCATTGAGCCAATGATCAACGAAGGAACCTGGAACAGTCAGATGGATGCGAATAACTGGACAGCCAGAACCGTTGACGGGGGACGTTCTGCACAATATGAACATACGATTGTGATTACAAAAGACGGCCCACTTTTAACCACGGATCAGGATAAATAA
- a CDS encoding cobalamin-binding protein has protein sequence MRVVSICPSNTEIVDYLGKTDQLVGVDNFSDWPKSVRELPKLGPDLSIDMDKVAALEPDLVLASLSVPGMEKNIEALDERKLPYIILNPNSLEEIATDIKKVAVALDCETLGEEKAGEFIAEVESFREKASNQSDKPTLYWEWWPKPIFTPGSVNWLTEISELAGAENIFATENVASVQTDWDDVKERNPDHICMVWVGVKEEKMNPKIVKKRPGWSEMKAIQNGTIHVLEESLFCRPSPRLLEGLRKLVQTIY, from the coding sequence ATGCGCGTTGTATCTATTTGTCCAAGTAACACGGAAATTGTAGATTATTTAGGAAAAACCGATCAATTAGTTGGCGTCGATAATTTTTCCGATTGGCCTAAGTCAGTACGGGAACTGCCGAAATTGGGTCCGGATCTTTCCATTGATATGGATAAGGTTGCAGCTTTAGAGCCGGATCTTGTGCTTGCATCACTAAGTGTTCCTGGAATGGAAAAAAATATTGAAGCATTGGATGAGCGCAAACTACCATATATTATTTTAAACCCGAATTCGTTGGAAGAAATTGCAACTGATATTAAGAAAGTTGCTGTCGCTCTGGATTGTGAAACATTAGGAGAGGAGAAGGCCGGCGAATTCATAGCAGAAGTAGAAAGCTTCCGGGAAAAAGCTTCTAATCAATCGGATAAGCCAACACTCTACTGGGAATGGTGGCCAAAGCCTATTTTTACTCCAGGATCTGTCAATTGGCTAACAGAAATAAGTGAACTTGCCGGAGCTGAAAATATTTTTGCAACCGAAAATGTGGCAAGTGTTCAAACAGACTGGGATGATGTGAAAGAACGTAACCCGGATCATATTTGTATGGTCTGGGTCGGGGTGAAGGAAGAAAAGATGAACCCCAAGATTGTTAAAAAGCGTCCCGGATGGAGTGAGATGAAGGCCATTCAGAATGGTACTATTCATGTACTTGAGGAATCATTATTTTGCAGACCCTCACCACGGCTACTTGAGGGTTTGCGTAAATTAGTTCAAACCATTTATTAA